The following proteins are co-located in the Anser cygnoides isolate HZ-2024a breed goose chromosome 2, Taihu_goose_T2T_genome, whole genome shotgun sequence genome:
- the CFAP90 gene encoding cilia- and flagella-associated protein 90 gives MAERYRVTLAGNMAAPAPAGAGEHGGDEEEGGSGVGRRRQPPVSSLSAFSYIPPRREGPAKLSYFHREAQAGGVSTYDSIFKRPEGYKQKLHRCDREHSKSHGLHINDEEMARPVAVLSSSEYGRRINKPTEQPMKGHARINHVQTEFYRKNGITCLLEKPFPSLDPC, from the exons ATGGCAGAGCGTTACCGGGTAACGCTAGCAGGCAACATGGCGGCCCCCgccccagcaggggcaggagagcACGGAGGGGATGAGGAAGAAGGAGGCAGCGGGGTGGGAAGGAGGCGCCAGCCTCCCGTCTCCTCCCTGTCTGCCTTCAGCTACATCCCGCCTAGGCGAGAGGGCCCCGCGAAGCTCAGCTACTTCCACCGAGAGGCCCAG GCAGGAGGGGTTTCCACTtatgattctatttttaaaagaccaGAGGGTTACAAGCAAAAACTTCACCGATGTGACAGAGAACACTCAAAGAGTCATGGTCTTCACATTAATGATGAG GAAATGGCAAGACCTGTCGCTGTTTTGTCATCTTCAGAGTATGGGAGGCGCATAAATAAGCCCACAGAGCAGCCGATGAAAGGTCATGCGAGGATTAATCACGTGCAGACAGAATTCTACAGGAAAAATGGCATCACCTGCCTATTGGAAAAACCTTTCCCAAGCCTGGATCCATGCTAA